Below is a window of Streptomyces sp. NBC_01429 DNA.
TGGCTACTCCACTTAGGTGTTACGGTGGGCGTCGTAAATGGAGATGCATTCTCCGCTTCCGTCGTTCTTATGGAGATTGCTGTGACTGCCGTCACCAACGAAGTTCGCCCACCGGGGGCCGATCAGTCAGCGGCGCGGCATCATGGCCGTCGTTGGTTGATCCTCGCGGTCATCGCGATAGCCCAGCTGATGGTGGTGCTGGATGCCACGATCGTGAACATCGCCCTGCCCTCCGCGCAGGTTGACCTGGGCTTCTCGAACGACAACCGCCAGTGGGTCGTAACCGCCTACTCGCTGGCCTTCGGCAGCCTGCTGCTGATCGGCGGGCGTATCGCCGACCTGATCGGCCGCAAGACCACCCTGGTCGTCGGCCTCGTCGGGTTCGCCGTGGCCTCCGCCTTGGCCGGAGCCGCCACGAACTTCGAGGTCCTGGTCGCCGGGCGCGCCCTGCAGGGTGTCTTCGGCGCGCTGCTGGCCCCGACCGCGCTGGCCCTGCTGACCACGACGTTCACCGACGCCAAGGAGCGGGCGGCCGCATTCGGTATCTTCGGTGCGGTCGCGGGCGCGGGCGGCGGTATCGGCCTGCTGCTGGGCGGGGTGCTCACCGAGCACCTCGACTGGCGTTGGTGCCTCTACGTGAACCTGATCTTCGCCGCCGTCGCGCTGGTCGGCGCCCTGGTCCTCCTGCCCCGCCACCGCCGGGACAGGAGCGTCAAGATCGACGTCCCTGGCACGATCACCGTCACGGCCGGACTGTTCGCCCTGGTCTACGGATTCGCCAACGCCGAGCACGACGGCTGGAGTTCGGCCGGGACCTGGGGCTTCCTGGCCGCCGGTGTCCTCCTGATCGCGGTGTTCGTTGGGATCCAGACCCGCGTCGCCCACCCGCTGCTGCCTCTGCGGGTTCTGCTCGACCGCAACCGCGGCGCCGCTTCCATCGCGATGTTCATCTCCGCTG
It encodes the following:
- a CDS encoding MFS transporter, which codes for MEIAVTAVTNEVRPPGADQSAARHHGRRWLILAVIAIAQLMVVLDATIVNIALPSAQVDLGFSNDNRQWVVTAYSLAFGSLLLIGGRIADLIGRKTTLVVGLVGFAVASALAGAATNFEVLVAGRALQGVFGALLAPTALALLTTTFTDAKERAAAFGIFGAVAGAGGGIGLLLGGVLTEHLDWRWCLYVNLIFAAVALVGALVLLPRHRRDRSVKIDVPGTITVTAGLFALVYGFANAEHDGWSSAGTWGFLAAGVLLIAVFVGIQTRVAHPLLPLRVLLDRNRGAASIAMFISAAGMFGVNLFLTYYLQQTLRYSPVETGLAFLPMVGAVMISATLSSSVLTPRFGPKPVVPLGMALSAAGLIWLTALDASSTYAAHVLPPLLLFGLGMGLIMAPAMSAATAGIDPADAGVGSASVNTMQQIGGSIGTALLSSLAAGAATDFLAGKQPTPDLIAQSTLESYSTAYGWSAALFAAGMVICGLLFRRGAPVHDPDAAPTVHM